The DNA segment CAAACGCTCACCACGGCCGGCGGCATGCAGCAGCACCTCGGCCAGCACCGCCGCATCGAGGAAGCCGAGGTTGACCCCCTGTCCCGCCAGCGGGTGAATGGTATGGGCGGCGTCGCCAATCAGCGCGAGGCCCTCTTCCACATAGCGTTTGGCGTGGCGCTGGCGCAGTGGGAGGCACAGGCGCGGGTCCGCGCCGAGCACCTCACCCAGGCGCCATTCGAAGGCGCGGCCGAGCTCGCGGCAGAAGCCGGCGTCATCCAGGGCCATCAGGCGTTCAGCCTCGGCCGGTGTTGCCGACCAGACGATGGAGCACCACTGCTCACCGTCCCGCTCCAGCGGCAGGAAGGCCAGCGGGCCGTCGTCGGTGAAGCGCTGCCAGGCGGTGCGCTGGTGCGGCTCGGCGCAGCGCACGCTGGTGACGATAGCGTGGTGCAGGTAATCCCACTCGCGGGTCGCGCAGCCGGCCAGGCGGCGCACCGCGGAATTGGCACCGTCGGCGGCCACCACCAGGGGGGCGCGCAGTTCGCGACCGTCCTCCAGGGTCAGCAACCAGTCATCACCGGAACGGCGCAGGCGCTCCAGACGCGCCCCCGGCATCAGGCCGATGCCGCTGTCGTGCAGGGGCTCCATCAGGGCGTCCTGGACCACGCGGTTCTCGACGATATGGCCAAGCACCTCGGCGTGGACACTGGAGGCGGCAAAGTGGATCTGTCCCGTGCCGGAGCCATCCCACACATGCATTTCGCCGTAGGGGCTGCTGCGCCGGGCGGCAATGCCGGGCCAGGCACCGAGGCGTTCGAGGATGCGCTGGCTGGCCGCCGACAGGGCACTGACCCGAGGTTCGAATGCCGACGCCGAGTCGAAGGGTTTGATGCTGAGCGGGCTGCCGTCGATCAGCAGGATGTCCAGGCCGCTGTCTTTCAGTGCCAGGGCCAACGCACTGCCGACCATGCCGGCGCCCACGATGATCAGATCCGCGCGCAGTTCCATATCAGGCCTTGAGGCTCCCTGTGTGTCCGCGTTCGGCACGCCCGGTCAGTCCGGGCGAGTGCCCAGGCCCATGGCCTGGCGGGCGAACCAGCGCTTGGCCGGCGGCAGCAGGTCGAGGCCGAGCAGGCCCAGGTTGCGTCCGGCGGCCAGCAGCGGCTCGGCGGTGGAGAAGAGGCGGGTCACCTGATCGGAGAATCCCACCGTGAGGTTCTGGTCCAGGCGCTGGCGCTGCAGGTAGCCCTGCAGGGTGGCGAAATCACCCGGTAACTTGTTGTCGCTGGCCAGCAGCGCTTCGGCCAGCGCCTGGGCGTCGCGCAGCGACAGGTTGTAACCCTGGCCGGCGATCGGATGCAGGCTGTGCGCGGCATTACCCAGCACCACCAGGTTGGAGCGCACCTGTTCTTCGGCTTCCACCAGTTCCAGCGGATAGAGATGCCGGGCGCCCACCTGCTGGAAGGCGCCCAGGCGGTAGCCGAAGGTGTCCTGCAGTTCGTCAAGGAAGCGCCGCTCGTCAATCCTGGCAAGGCGCTCGGCGTCGTTGCCCGGCCGGCTCCAGATCAACGCGCAGCGGTTTTCCGGCAGCGGCAACAGGGCCATCGGGCCGTTGTCGGTGAAGCGTTCGAAGGCCTGGCCACGATGGGCCTCCAGCGGGCTCACGTTAGCGATCAACGCGGTCTGCTGGTAAGGCGTGCGATGCACACCGATGCCCAGCTGCTCGCGCAGGCCGGAGCGGCCACCGTCGGCCAGTACCGCCAGGTCGCAATCGAGTTGGGTTTCGTCATTCAGGATCAGGCGGTAGCGACCCTCCAGGGCCTGCATGCCGACCACTTCGGCCGGGCAGTGCCAAGTCACCACCTCCTCGTCCAGCGCCTGCCAGAGGCACTGGCCAAGCCAGGCGTTCTCGACCACATATCCCAGGGCCGGGACGCCCTCTTCAAGGGCGGAGAGGCGCGCAGCGCCAAAGCGCCCACGGTCGGACACATGGATCTGCAGGATCGGCTCGGCGCGCTGGCTGATGGCCTGCCAGAGGCCGAAGCGTTCGTAGATCTGCCGGCTGCCGAAAGACAGCGCGGAGGAGCGGGCATCGTAGCTGGGCTGGAAGCTGTCGCCGGGGGCGAAGGGCTCGATCAGGACGATCTTCCACCCCCGCGCCCGCGCACCGTCCTGCAGTGCCAGGGCCAGGCTGGCGCCGACCAGGCCACCGCCAATGATCGCGACTTGGCTGCGCTGCATGTCAGGCGGCCTGGCTACGTGCGGCAGCCATCAGCGCCTCGATCTCGACCACCGACTTGGGTACGCCGCCGGTCAGGATTTCGCAGCCGGTCTTCGTGACCACCACGTCGTCCTCGATGCGCACGCCGATACCGCGCCACTTCTTCGGTACGTCCTGGTTGTCGGCACCGATGTAGATGCCCGGTTCGACGGTCATCGCCATGCCCGCTTCGAGCACGCGCCACTCGCCGCCGACCTTGTATTCACCAACGTCGTGCACATCCATGCCCAGCCAGTGGCCGGCACGGTGCATGTAGAAGGCCTTGTAGGCTTCGGAGGCGATCAGCTCGTCGACATCGCCCTTCAGCAGACCCAGCTCCACAAGACCGGCGGTGATGACCTGCACGGTGGCTTCATGGGCTTCGTTCCAGTGCTTGCCGGGGGCAATTTCAAGGAAGGCGGCTTCCTGGGATTTCAGCACCAGCTCGTAGATAGCCTTCTGCTCGGGGCTGAAGGTGCCGCTGACCGGGAAGGTGCGGGTGATGTCGCTGGCGTAGCAATCGAGCTCACAGGCGGCGTCGATCAGCACCAGGTCGCCATCTTTCAGCGGAGCGTCGTTTTCCCGATAGTGCAGGATGCAGGCGTTCTTGCCCGCGGCAACAATCGAGCCGTAAGCCGGCATCTTCGCGCCGCCCTTGCGGAACTCGTATTCCAGCTCGGCTTCCAGGTGATATTCGTGGAGCCCGGCGCGGGCCGTCTGCATGGCGCGTACATGGGCGCGAGCGGAAACCTCGGAGGCTTCGCGCATGACCTTCACTTCCGCCGCCGACTTGTACAGGCGCATGTCGTGCAGCAGGTGGTCGAGCGCAACGAATTCCTTGGGCGGCTGGGCACCCTGGCGGGCCTTGGAGCGGATGGTGTTGACCCACTCCATCAGGTGTTGGTCGAACTCGGTGTTGGTGCCGATGGAGTAGTAGACGCGGCTGCGCCCCTCGATCAGGCCGGGGAGAATGTCGTCGATGTCACCGATGGGGAAAGCATCGTCAGCTCCATACGCGCTGATCGCGCCATCCTGGCCGGCACGCAGGCCGTCCCAGAGCTCACGCTCCGGATCACGCTCGCGGCAGAACAGCACGTACTCGCCGTGCTCGCGGCCGGGGATCAGCACCAGCACCGCTTCCGGCTCGGGAAAGCCGCTGAGATACTGGAAATCGCTGTCCTGGCGATAGACGTGCTCGACATCGCGGTTGCGGATGTACACCGGCGCGGCAGGCAGGATGGCGATGCTGTTGGCTTCCATCTGCGCCATCAGCGCCTTGCGCCGGCGGGCATACTCGGCCTTGGGGATACGGGTCATGCGCGCTCCTTCAGGGCGGGCAAGCGCCCGCCACTCGGGTTCAATGCAACGAGGGTTTGGCAGCCGGCGCGGCAGGCTTGGCGCACTCGGCGAAAAGCAACAGCGGCGCGACGCGCAGGTACTCCATCACTTCCATGTAGTCGCTCTCGCCGTCATCGGAGTCTTCCAGGGCGCTTTGCACCTGGGCGATGGAGGCGAGGTCCTGAAGTACTTCGACCGCTTCGCCGGACAACGCGCCCTCACGGGCCGTCAGGCCGAAGCCACCGAGGAAACCCTGGCACCACTGCCCGAGGGCGGCGGCACGTTCGGCCAGCGGCGCGTCGTCGCTGGGCAACAGCAGGACCACGGCCATCTCGGTGCCGGTCAACTCGCTCTTGACCATTTCCTGCAGGCCGATCAGGGCCTGGCGCAGGCTGTCCTGCGGGGCACCGCCGAGCAACTCGGCGGCATCCTCCAGCCAGGGTTCGGGCTCGAAGCCGGAACCGGCGCAGCTGCGGCCCAGGAGCAGGCCGTGCAATTCGGCGGGAGAAACCGGCTGGCCAGTGGTGGCGAGAAGCGCGGCGAAAGCGTTGTAGGGAGAATTCGAACTGGACATAAGGGTGGCTAGGCGCCAAAGGGCGCAATCACTAGAATGACGGCCTCGTATCCTAGCAGTCTGGCGCGGTGAAGGCAGCATCGGCCGCCCTGCCAGCAAGCCCGGCTAGCGGACGTGCGACAATTCGCGCCGGTGCGTGCAGGTTTGACCCTTCCCCGTGTCGGTCCTATATAGTTCCGGTCATTCCCCACCAAGTAGACAGCCCATGGAAGACGCCGAACTGCATGCACTGACAGCCAAGCTGGAGCTCCTGATCCAGCGTGTCGAGCAGCTCAAGGCCCAGAACCGGCTCCTGCTTGCCAGCGAGAAGGCCTGGCGCGAAGAACGCGCTCATCTGATCGAAAAGAACGAAATGGCCCGGCTCAAGGTCGAAGCGATGATTTCGCGCCTGAAAGCCCTGGAGCAGGATTCATGACCCAGTCCAACAACACCGTCACCGTCCAAATCCTTGATAAGGAATACTGCATCGCCTGCCCTGCGGACGAACGCGCCAACCTCGAAAGCGCCGCCCGCTACCTGGACGGCAAGATGCGCGAGATCCGTTCTAGCGGGAAGGTCATCGGTGCCGATCGCATTGCAGTAATGGCCGCCCTGAACATCACCCACGACCTGCTGCACAAGCAGCAGCGCCTGGATCAGGAAGCGACCTCGACCCGCGAGCGCGTACGCGACCTGCTGGAGCGCGTCGACGTCGCCCTGGCCACCGACCCGGACGGCCACCAGGCCTGAGCGGCGCGGCAAAGTGACGCTCCTCGGCGCTTTTTGACACAGCCGGGCCGACACGCAGCAGTTCCCACAGCGGTTCTTGGGGTATACTCGCCGCCAGCTCCCTGGTGTGTTGGCCAGTCGGTGATGTCCCTGAGCCGATAAATGCAACCACGGGGGTTGCAAGTTGAGGCCGGTGTGCATGTCCGCCTGACGGAAAGCCTTAACGCCTCCTGCAACCTCCACCTTGAACTTTAGGGTTCAAGGGCTAACCCGACAGCGGCACGACCGGGGAGTCTATTTTCTTCATGATCTGCGCTGGTTCCCACTCCCGCCAGAGCCTGCGCCGCCTGCTCCGTCAGGCCCGCCGCGCACTCACCCCCCTTCAGCAGAAGCTCGCCGCCAAGGCCCTCTATCGCCAGCTCGCGCAGGACCCTCTGTTCCGCCGCGCCCGGCACGTTGCCCTTTATCTGCCCACCAATGGCGAGATCGACCCGCGCCCCCTGTTGCGCGAAGCACAGCGGCGCGGCAAGCAGGCTTATCTGCCGGTACTCAACGCCTGGCCGCGGGAGAAGATGGTATTCCAGCGCCTGCTGCCGGGAGAGCGGCTGCAGAAGAATCGCTTCCGCATCCTCGAGCCACGCGCCAATCCGGCGCAGCAGCGCAAGGCCTGGACACTGGATCTGGTCATGCTGCCCCTGGTGGGCTTCGATGAGTTCGGCGGACGACTGGGAATGGGCGGCGGCTTCTACGACCGCAGCCTGGCCTACCTGGCACGGCGGCACCAATGGCGCAAACCGACGCTGCTGGGCCTGGCGCACGAATGCCAGAAGGTGGACAGGCTGGAGCTCGCGAGCTGGGACGTGGCCCTGCAGGCGACGGTGACGGACAAGGGCTGGTACGAAGGCGACTGACAGCGGCACCGCGATCCCTGCGGTGCCGGTCGGCGTGAAATCAGGGCTGCTGGGTCAGATTGACGGGCGCGTTGCTCTGACGCTCCCACAGGCTTTGGGTGTAACCGGTAGTAACCACACCCAGCCCGAAAATGATTACCAATACCCAGAGGATGTCTGGCTTGCGTTTCATCGATTGCCTCCCCCTTGCAGGCAAACTTCGCGCTATGACCGATGGCGAATCGTTGTTTTGGTTGGACCGAACGGCAGCAGCAGCTTAAAGCGCGGCATTTTCCGGCAACGTGAGCGAACACGCAATTTGTGACGCCAACCGGCCGACAGCCGGGCTCAAGCTTGGGTACCCAATTAAGGACGAGCGTACAGGAGCAAAGTTCATGCCTTTCTGGCTGATGAAATCCGAACCCGACGAACTTTCCATCCATGACCTGCAGCGCCTGGGTAAAGCCCGCTGGGATGGCGTGCGCAACTACCAGGCACGCAACTTCATGCGCGCCATGCAGCCGGGCGAATTGTTCTTCTTCTACCACTCCAGCTGCCCGGAACCCGGAATCGCCGGTATTGCCCGAATCGCCGGAGAAACCTACCCGGACCCAACTGCGTTGGACCCGCAAAGTCACTATCACGACCCCAAGGCCAGCGCCGAGAAGAATCCCTGGAGCGCCCTGGACGTGGAGTTCGTCGAAGCCTTCCCACGCGTCATCCCCCTCGCCCAACTCCGCACGCAAGCAGTGCTGGCCAGCATGCCCCTGGTACAGAAAGGCAGCCGCCTGTCGGTGATGCCGGTCACCGGGGAAGAATGGGCCGGCATACTCGCCCTGCGTTGAGTCGGGGATGGCCCTGTGCTATGAGGGAGGGGAATCTTCCGGGGCGCACCCATGCCGCACTCTCATCCCGCCTGGCTGGTCCGAACGACACTCGCCCTGCTCCTCGTGGCGCTGTGCAGCACCAGCCTGCTGCTCTGGAATCAGTTGGAGAACGCCCAACAGGAGCGCATCCGCGACCGAGTCGGCTTCCAGGCGCGAGCCCTGGCCAGCGAGCTGGAAAGCAACCTCATCGACGAAGTCGAAGGCCTGCGCCGCATGGCCCTGCTGTGGAACCATCGCGGCCGAATCCCCCGGGATGAGTGGACGCTTGAAGCCCGCTTCGCCCTGGAGCACTTCCCCGGTTACCAGTCGATCCAGTGGATGGGGTCCGATCTGCGCATGCGCTGGGTGCTGCCGGAAACAGGCAACGAGGCCGCGATCGGTTTTCGCCTGACCCGCAACCATCCCAACTTCAACCTCGCCATGCAAGCCAAGGCCACTGGCGAAGCGCAGATGTCCAACAGCTTTGTCCTGGTCCAGGGCGGACGCGGCTTTGTGCTCTACACCCCGCTTTACATCAACGACGAGCAGAGCGAGCGCAGGTTCGACGGTTTTCTGCAGGGTGTGTTTCGCGTCGAGACCCTGATGGACGAGCTTCTCGCCGGCCTCGACAACCGCGAGTTCAGCGTCCTGCTGCTGGAATCCGGCCGCCCCCTCTACCATCGAGAGCAGCCGGAAAGCCAGGAAGCCCTGAGCCAGCGCGTCCCTCTGCACCTGCTCAACAACAGCAACTTCGCCCTACAACTCGCGCCGACCCACAGGCTGGTGGAGCAGCTTCGCTCTCCCCTGCCGCAGGTAGTCCTCGGCGCCAGCCTGCTCACCAGCCTGCTGCTGGTGGCCGCCTTGGCCCTGGCGCTGGAGAATGCCCGCCGCGCCGGCGCCCTGGATACCGGCTATCGGCGCCTGAACGAGGAGGTCAACCACCGCGAGCACGCCGAGCAGGATCTGCGCGAGAGCCGCGAGCGCCTGCAACTGGTGCTCGACCTGACCGACTCCAGCCAGGACGGCCTGTTCATCTTCGACCTCGCCAACCGCGAGATCCTGCATATGAACCAGGCCACGCACGCTAGCCTCGGCTACAGCGCCGAGGCCTTCCGCCACCTGCTGAAGGAAGACCCAGAGCAATTGCTTCCAGGGTTTCATACGTGGCTGGAACTGGTACGCCAGGCCAACCAGGATGGCGACTCGGGCATCTTTCAGCGCGAGATGCGCCGCGCCGACGACAGCCTGCAGGCTGCGGAAATCAGCGCCCAGCTGGTAAGCCTCAATGGCCGCGACTATCTGATCGGCGTGTCGCGCGACAACCGCGAACGCCTCGAACTGGAGGCACGCCTGCAGCGGCTATCCCAGCAGGATGGCCTGACCGGGCTCTTCAACCGGCGCTATTTCGACCGCCAGTTGAACGGCGAATGGCGCCGCCTGCGCCGTCTTGGGGCGCCCCTGGCGTTACTGATGCTGGACGTGGACCACTTCAAGGCGTTCAACGACAAGCTCGGCCACCAGGCCGGTGACGACGCCCTGCGCCGTGTGGCCCAGGCGCTTCAGCAAAGCCTGCAGCGCGAGGGCGATGTGGCCTGCCGTTATGGCGGCGAAGAGTTCGCCATCATCCTGGCCAACACCGACGAAGATGGCGCGCGGCATGTGGCGGACCGCGTCATGGAGGAGATCGCGGCACTGGCCATCGAACATCCGACCAGCCCGGAGGGCCGCCTGACCCTCAGCATCGGCATCGCCACCTCCGACCCGGCCCGCGAGGACCAGCCCGACAGCCTGGTGTCACGCAGCGACGCCGCGCTCTACCGGGCCAAGCATGAAGGCCGCAACCGCACCTGTCTGTGGGAGAAGGATCAAGGCTGAACGATCAGGTTATTGAACAGCAGGTCGTCCACCAGGGGCTGGCCCTCCTCGCTGTTCAAAACCTGCTGCACCTGTTTGAGGGCTTCCTGGCGGAGCTTCTCCTTGGAATCGGACGAACTCAGGGTCTCATCGGTCTGCTGGGAGAAAAGCATCACCAACTGGTTGCGGATCAGCGGC comes from the Pseudomonas sp. TCU-HL1 genome and includes:
- a CDS encoding 5-formyltetrahydrofolate cyclo-ligase; the encoded protein is MICAGSHSRQSLRRLLRQARRALTPLQQKLAAKALYRQLAQDPLFRRARHVALYLPTNGEIDPRPLLREAQRRGKQAYLPVLNAWPREKMVFQRLLPGERLQKNRFRILEPRANPAQQRKAWTLDLVMLPLVGFDEFGGRLGMGGGFYDRSLAYLARRHQWRKPTLLGLAHECQKVDRLELASWDVALQATVTDKGWYEGD
- a CDS encoding EVE domain-containing protein, yielding MPFWLMKSEPDELSIHDLQRLGKARWDGVRNYQARNFMRAMQPGELFFFYHSSCPEPGIAGIARIAGETYPDPTALDPQSHYHDPKASAEKNPWSALDVEFVEAFPRVIPLAQLRTQAVLASMPLVQKGSRLSVMPVTGEEWAGILALR
- the pepP gene encoding Xaa-Pro aminopeptidase, with translation MTRIPKAEYARRRKALMAQMEANSIAILPAAPVYIRNRDVEHVYRQDSDFQYLSGFPEPEAVLVLIPGREHGEYVLFCRERDPERELWDGLRAGQDGAISAYGADDAFPIGDIDDILPGLIEGRSRVYYSIGTNTEFDQHLMEWVNTIRSKARQGAQPPKEFVALDHLLHDMRLYKSAAEVKVMREASEVSARAHVRAMQTARAGLHEYHLEAELEYEFRKGGAKMPAYGSIVAAGKNACILHYRENDAPLKDGDLVLIDAACELDCYASDITRTFPVSGTFSPEQKAIYELVLKSQEAAFLEIAPGKHWNEAHEATVQVITAGLVELGLLKGDVDELIASEAYKAFYMHRAGHWLGMDVHDVGEYKVGGEWRVLEAGMAMTVEPGIYIGADNQDVPKKWRGIGVRIEDDVVVTKTGCEILTGGVPKSVVEIEALMAAARSQAA
- a CDS encoding 2-octaprenyl-3-methyl-6-methoxy-1,4-benzoquinol hydroxylase — protein: MRADLIIVGAGMVGSALALALKDSGLDILLIDGSPLSIKPFDSASAFEPRVSALSAASQRILERLGAWPGIAARRSSPYGEMHVWDGSGTGQIHFAASSVHAEVLGHIVENRVVQDALMEPLHDSGIGLMPGARLERLRRSGDDWLLTLEDGRELRAPLVVAADGANSAVRRLAGCATREWDYLHHAIVTSVRCAEPHQRTAWQRFTDDGPLAFLPLERDGEQWCSIVWSATPAEAERLMALDDAGFCRELGRAFEWRLGEVLGADPRLCLPLRQRHAKRYVEEGLALIGDAAHTIHPLAGQGVNLGFLDAAVLAEVLLHAAGRGERLADERVLARYERRRMPHNLAMMAAMEGFERLFQANPLPLRWLRNSGLKWVDGMPEAKALFVRQALGLAGDLPGLARA
- a CDS encoding YecA family protein, giving the protein MSSSNSPYNAFAALLATTGQPVSPAELHGLLLGRSCAGSGFEPEPWLEDAAELLGGAPQDSLRQALIGLQEMVKSELTGTEMAVVLLLPSDDAPLAERAAALGQWCQGFLGGFGLTAREGALSGEAVEVLQDLASIAQVQSALEDSDDGESDYMEVMEYLRVAPLLLFAECAKPAAPAAKPSLH
- a CDS encoding cell division protein ZapA, which produces MTQSNNTVTVQILDKEYCIACPADERANLESAARYLDGKMREIRSSGKVIGADRIAVMAALNITHDLLHKQQRLDQEATSTRERVRDLLERVDVALATDPDGHQA
- a CDS encoding TIGR02449 family protein; protein product: MEDAELHALTAKLELLIQRVEQLKAQNRLLLASEKAWREERAHLIEKNEMARLKVEAMISRLKALEQDS
- a CDS encoding sensor domain-containing diguanylate cyclase; this translates as MPHSHPAWLVRTTLALLLVALCSTSLLLWNQLENAQQERIRDRVGFQARALASELESNLIDEVEGLRRMALLWNHRGRIPRDEWTLEARFALEHFPGYQSIQWMGSDLRMRWVLPETGNEAAIGFRLTRNHPNFNLAMQAKATGEAQMSNSFVLVQGGRGFVLYTPLYINDEQSERRFDGFLQGVFRVETLMDELLAGLDNREFSVLLLESGRPLYHREQPESQEALSQRVPLHLLNNSNFALQLAPTHRLVEQLRSPLPQVVLGASLLTSLLLVAALALALENARRAGALDTGYRRLNEEVNHREHAEQDLRESRERLQLVLDLTDSSQDGLFIFDLANREILHMNQATHASLGYSAEAFRHLLKEDPEQLLPGFHTWLELVRQANQDGDSGIFQREMRRADDSLQAAEISAQLVSLNGRDYLIGVSRDNRERLELEARLQRLSQQDGLTGLFNRRYFDRQLNGEWRRLRRLGAPLALLMLDVDHFKAFNDKLGHQAGDDALRRVAQALQQSLQREGDVACRYGGEEFAIILANTDEDGARHVADRVMEEIAALAIEHPTSPEGRLTLSIGIATSDPAREDQPDSLVSRSDAALYRAKHEGRNRTCLWEKDQG
- the ubiH gene encoding 2-octaprenyl-6-methoxyphenyl hydroxylase; this encodes MQRSQVAIIGGGLVGASLALALQDGARARGWKIVLIEPFAPGDSFQPSYDARSSALSFGSRQIYERFGLWQAISQRAEPILQIHVSDRGRFGAARLSALEEGVPALGYVVENAWLGQCLWQALDEEVVTWHCPAEVVGMQALEGRYRLILNDETQLDCDLAVLADGGRSGLREQLGIGVHRTPYQQTALIANVSPLEAHRGQAFERFTDNGPMALLPLPENRCALIWSRPGNDAERLARIDERRFLDELQDTFGYRLGAFQQVGARHLYPLELVEAEEQVRSNLVVLGNAAHSLHPIAGQGYNLSLRDAQALAEALLASDNKLPGDFATLQGYLQRQRLDQNLTVGFSDQVTRLFSTAEPLLAAGRNLGLLGLDLLPPAKRWFARQAMGLGTRPD